A single window of Nicotiana sylvestris chromosome 3, ASM39365v2, whole genome shotgun sequence DNA harbors:
- the LOC138887994 gene encoding uncharacterized protein: protein MAPKKKAKIGQEANANATIGVANDSLLDETTPVPTLVEGTTIPPVDTSVPPLAPVSDSGISDGDLRGAIQMLTQLVASQAQRSNVAPSSSCQQWDSTSSRVNKFLQLDPTVFTGTNPEEGLQDFIDKMHKTLRVMRATETEGVELAAYRLKWMAYSWFELWEDSRREGSSPTRWSEFADAFIDHFLPAETRAARATEFENLRQGNRSVWGYHMEFAHLSKYVIHMLPTIESRMRRLVQGLNSLTINEASMAALNSDMNYGKMVAFAQDIDNRKLKNRIEREGNSKTRSTGTMGKSLGGGISAFRGGSSGPTQSVA from the exons atggcacctaagaagaaagcaAAAATTGGCCAGGAAGCTAATGCTAATGCCACCATAGGAGTGGCTAATGATTCCCTGCTTGATGAG ACTACCCCAGTTCCTACACTTGTGGAGGGTACCACTATCCCTCCCGTTGATACCTCTGTCCCGCCTCTAGCTCCAGTCTCCGATTCTGGTATTTCTGATGGGGATCTAAGGGGAGCCATTCAGATGTTGacccagctagtggcctctcaggcccAGAGGTCAAATGTTGCGCCCAGTTCATCTTGCCAGCAATGGGATTCTACCAGTTCTAGGGTGAACAAatttcttcagttagaccctACAGTGTTTACGGGTACCAATCCAGAAGAAGGCCTTCAGGATTTTATTGATaagatgcacaagaccctcagggttatgcgtgcgactgagacagagggagtagagttggctgcctACCGTCTGAAATGGATGGCCTATTCATGGTTTGAGTTATGGGAAGATTCCCGTAGGGAGGGGAGCTCTccgacgaggtggagcgagttTGCTGATGCCTTCATTGATCATTTCCTGCCCGCTGAGACAAGGGCAGCTCGGGCAACAGAATTTGAGAATTTGAGGCAAGGTAACAGAAGCGTGTGGgggtaccacatggagtttgctcaCTTGTCCAAGTATGTCATTCATATGTTGCCCACAATCGAATCCAGGATGCGTCGGCTTGTTCAGGGCCTTAATTCTTTGACAATTAATGAGGCTTCTATGGCTGCATTGAATTCcgacatgaattatgggaagatggtagcATTTGCTCAGGACATAGATAACCGTAAATTAAAGAACAGAATTGAGAGAGAGGGTAACAGCAAGACCCGGTCTACAGGAACCATGGGAAAGTCACTAGGTGGGGGAATATCAGCTTTcaggggaggatcatcagggccTACCCAGTCTGTTGCATAG